A genomic segment from Maniola jurtina chromosome 9, ilManJurt1.1, whole genome shotgun sequence encodes:
- the LOC123868048 gene encoding uncharacterized protein LOC123868048, translated as MADRKLDDQKEFILECIRLYKDLPTLWNVKSKVYYDRDKKDMAYKILLRKYRQWFPKATRDDLKKKLNALRTNYRKELRKYLQSVENESDPVYEPTLWYYKDMSFLHDLQKPGAETDSSMDVEQNYAVILDVDEENSTESRASTPVATEESPIREPVQYSSTVSESTRRETPITVVKKRVDKDDNVMKMSYENLSDNKDEYFHWAMACASDLRKMERTQQVFAKKAIAEIMMEGQLGLLNRYSVKVNESQGYGHSSKSVGQFSSSSSPSYIHYVADQHSQDLDKKPFVRNPLDDDA; from the exons ATGGCGGACAGAAAGTTGGACGATCAAAAAGAATTTATCCTTGAGTGCATTCGCTTATACAAAGATTTGCCGACCCTGTGGAATGTGAAAAGCAAAGTATACTAcgaccgggataaaaaggacatggcgtataaaattttgttacgCAAGTACAGGCAATGGTTCCCCAAGGCGACGCGAGACGATTTAAAAAAGAAGTTAAACGCCTTGAGAACGAACTATCGTAAGGAACTCAGGAAATACCTCCAATCTGTGGAAAATGAGAGCGATCCTGTATATGAACCGACGTTATGGTACTACAAGgatatgagttttttacacgATCTACAAAAACCCGGCGCGGAGACAGATTCATCTATGGATGTTGAACAAAACTATGCTGTGATTCTTGACGTGGACGAGGAAAATAGCACT GAAAGTCGTGCTTCAACACCAGTTGCTACTGAAGAGTCCCCTATCCGTGAACCAGTACAGTACAGTAGTACTGTATCGGAGTCAACACGCCGTGAAACTCCTATCACAGTTGTAAAGAAACGTGTTGATAAGGACGACAACGTAATGAAAATGTCGTATGAGAATCTCAGTGATAATAAAGACGAATACTTTCATTGGGCTATGGCTTGCGCGTCCGATTTGAGAAAGATGGAACGGACTCAACAGGTGTTCGCCAAGAAAGCAATTGCCGAAATCATGATGGAAGGGCAATTGGGACTGCTAAATCGTTATTCTGTGAAAGTGAATGAATCCCAAGGATATGGACATTCCAGTAAATCAGTAGGTCAGTTtagttcatcatcatcgccTTCCTATATTCATTATGTGGCAGATCAACATTCCCAGGATTTGGATAAGAAACCCTTTGTGAGGAATCCATTGGACGATGATGCATGA